In Pseudohongiella acticola, the sequence TAATGAGGGTGGCCGCTTGCTCCCTGAGGGTCTTTACTATTTAAACTCTTGGGTAAATCGCGACGACAACATTTGCTTCCAGCTAATGGAATCCAATAATCCTGAGCTATTTCAAGAGTGGTTCGCAAAATGGTCTGAGTTCGTGGACTTCGAGCTGTATCCGTTAGACTAAAAATGAAAACACGTAACAATCAGTTCAATCGCCCGCCAAGGCGGGCTTTAGGACAAGCGGCTACACCGCTTGCCTATTAACAAGGGCGTTAGGCGATCATGAGCTCAAATTCGTCGCAGTACTATAGCCAAGAAAGCTACAACGAGGCCCTGATGACTCTCCAAGGAGCCATCGTTGCGGTAATCTATGAGTTCGCTATGCGGCCATGCGATACGAAGCACCTGATCCTCAGAAATACACTTTCCAGAAGCAGTATGAGTTTGAAAGCAATATTTGCACTTTGGGATATATCCGATTTTCAGGGCGGCTGGACCATACATAGAACCTTGCTTGAGCGCCTATTTCACATTATTGATTTGGATGCTAATGACTCGTACAAGGATTTCGAGGAATGGTCCTTTTATGAGCAATACAAGGCTCAGAATAGGGTAAAGAGTGATCCTAATTTTAAGCATGAGGCTACCGAACCTTTCTACAAACTGAGCCCAGAAAAGTCTGATCGTGCAAAAAAGCTATCCAAATCACCTCCAAAGTGGAGGCGAGCTAAGGCAGAAGATGTGGCGAAATCCGTAGAGCTAAGCTTTCTCTATAGATTTGGATATGACTTTGCATCTATGCATGTACATCCCATGGCTAACGATGGCGAGCAGGACTTCTTTACTGTGACGAGAATAGAGGCTCCGGCACTCTTCCCCGATCAAATGTCGCTACTTTCCAACACGCTTCTAGCAGCAACTTTGATACTGCAGGAAGTTCTAAACCAAAGTGCCTATAAATGGCGTCGAATCTTGTGGGACTATATTGACGGTGTTCGCCATTTTCTTGGCACTGGAGACGATTCATATAAGGACCTATTTACAAGGTTGCTTTTGGTGGGCAAGGATCAAGGTTTATGTGACTCGCCTGCCTAACAATAACTTTCAGTAGGACAAAGTCTGGCTGGCAGGCCTTTCGCTTGCGCGAAAGCCCTGCCAGCCAGATTTCGCCGCTGAAGCAAGGCGTTATGAATCACCGAGACCATGGATTTATGACTGAATTTAGCGGTTGTAAATTAGCCTTGATCCTTAACGGCAAATTGCTTGTCTATAAGCGGGATTTTAGTGACTCTATCCCGTTTTCAGGCATGTACGATTTGCCGGGTGGTGGCAGGGAAGGCGAAGAAAGCCCTGTCGAATGTGTGCTAAGAGAGCTTGAAGAGGAGTTTGGCCTACAAGTTTCAGAAGAGCGCCTCTCCTATTGCGAAAAGTATGCTTTATCTTCGGGCAGTTATGGCTATTTCTATGCCGCTAAAATTTGTGAAGAGGAATTGAACATGATCTCGTTCGGTAATGAAGGAGTTTCTTGGCAAATGATGTCCATTCATGACTACTTGTCGAAAACAGACAGCATTCCTCATTTGAAAGAGCGTATTCATAAATATTTGGAGAGAGCGTTATGAGTCACCTTAGATATGAGTAATCGTCCAGAAATTCTATTCGTTTTCCCAGCAGTGTTTTTCATTGCTGGTATCTTCCTACCAGTCTATCTAATTGGGCTTAAAACTGACGAGATAGAGTGGGGGGAGCGGACAGCGATTGTAATGTATATCTCATTGCTCATTCTTATCGCATGGCCAATATCGAAATTCCAGAAAAGAAATGCAAGCTTCAAGTACTGGACCACCGATACTGTTTTAGGCGTCTCAGCTGTATCATTTGCTTATAGTTTCATAATTTCGCTCATAGTTTGCCTATATCTTCTTTTACCCATATCAGGACTAATACTATTTGCGCTCTCTATTGGGTTTAGTTTTGGGGCATTTTTTGCTTTTATGGAAATGGGCAGAGTTAATGACTCATAACAATCAATTGCACACGACCAGCAAGCTGGCGCGTGAATACGGGCGTTATGCATCTTTGGAGAGTTAGGTGAATATTCTAGAGTGGTCGGCTAGCGTGATTGATTCTATTGTATGGCCATGCACGGTTCTCGTAGTTGTGTGGTGGCTACGTACACCTTTATCAAAGCTGCTACCCACTCTTAGTAGATTTAAATGGAGAGACCTAGAAATTGATCTCTCAAAAGAGATAGAGAAGATATCTGAAGAAACAAACGCGCTATCGACTGAAAAAGACAGCGTGCTATCGGATGATGAAGTGTCAGAGATTGAACAACTTCAGAGCGAAGTAGAGGAGGTCGCAAGGGTATCTCCCCCAGCAGCTATAACATTAGCTTGGACCGAACTTGAAAGAGAGATTTTGACGACCGCCCATAGGCTTGGAATGCAATCAAAATCAAGAGCTTTTGTAACGTCACATAAGGCACTTAATACTTTAGTTGGTAGTGAAAAACTGAGCCGTGAGGAACTTAGATTATTGAAAAAGATGCAGATGCTAAGGAACCAGGCAGCCCATCACTCACGAGAGCTGCAGTATCTTACCCAAGATGATGCTGTTCAATATTTAGCTAATGTGTTACTCCTCATAAACAGGTTAAGAGCAATCGATGCATAACAAACCGATCCTGAGCGACCAAAGCGCGCCGTCATGCCTTTTGCTTGCGCAAAAGCCTCGCCAACACACTTTGGCGCCAGATCAGGGGCGTTAGGAGGAAGTGCTTGACCGATAGAATTTCGAAAATATCAGATTTCATGTTTCAACTAGATGCATTGAAATCTATTAATCGACGAACATACATCAATGGTGGGGAGAGGGTCGAAAACTCGGCTGAGCATTCTTGGCATCTAGCAATGGCATGCTGGGCTTTCGCTGATATGCTAAACGACGATTACGATACACAAAAACTCCTTAAGCTTGCACTAATCCATGATCTTGGTGAAATTGGGGCTGGAGACACATATCTCTACAGTAGTAATAGAGGTAATGCCCACGTTAAAGAGCGTGAGTGCGTTAAACAAATTGCCTCGCACCCTGGCAATCCGATTAGCGATATTGTCGAGCTTTGGGAAGAGCAAGAAGCCGGTGATAGCAAAGAAGCAAAACTACTAAAGGTCATTGATCGCTTGTTGCCTTTCCTTCACAACATTACCAGCGAAGGTCGTGCATGGAAAGACAACGGTATACATAAAAACCAAGTGCTTAAAATGCACCGATTTATTGAAACTGAAAGTCCGGAGATACACAGCTGGTTTCTAGAAAAACTCGAATATGCGGTAGAGCGAGGTTGGCTGAATGACTCCTAACAAAAAGCTGCACGCGGATATATATTGCTACACTCTTTTTGTGTATGTCGCAGTGCTCCATTCTTACACAAAAACGCTCTCCGCAATATCTACCGGTGAGCTTGGCGTTAGCCGCTAAGAGGAATATCGGAGATACGAGCATGGTTGATCTGGTCACATCTGTCTCTCTTTGGGAACTAATCAAGCACGCTGGTAGCTGGGTTGTGAACCTTAAGCGAGCAAGCGCAGCGCGTAAGGAAGAATCAGTAAACGCACTCCGCCAGGTTATTCTTGCTGCACAGAAGACGTCTGTATATATTCGTCAGATTAATGAGACCGGACTTAAGGATCATAATACAGAGGCTGAGTTGAGCATTGCCTGGACAGAACTAAGTTTTAAGTTGGAGGATCTGGGCATAGACGCATTGGCTAAGCGTTGCAGGATGAAGGGAAAGCATTGGGCGAACCCTACCCAGTTTGCAATTGAGGAACTCGAAAAAGCAGATATAGGTCTTGAAAAAATGGAGTCGCTGGCAAATGAAATACTTTCTGAAGTTCGCAGCTAACCAAGTCATCAACTTCGCGCCTACGGCGCCGGACGTCCACTGCGTGGACGCCGGTTATGAACGGCGTTAGGCAATCAATGGAGCACGATTATGTACCGTAGAGGATTTTTACTAGCATTGATGTTTGCTGTTGCTGGCTGTGGGACAACTCAGATGTCCGTCACTGGAACCGGCCCCGTCCAGACTGTATCTAGACTTGCTATAGCACCTGGCTCTGGTGTTTTCGGGGATGCCTTGGCAGTTGAATTATTTAACTCTGGACTTACCATCATCGATGCAAATCAGGCAACAACCCTTGTCGGGAGAGCTGGGCTGAGTGACTTCGAAATCACGAGTACTGCTGGGTACTCAGCACTTCAACAGAGCGGGATAGATGCCGTGCTAACAGTTCGCTCAGTTGATGCCGAGGACGGCACCCCTGAAAGCGCGAGTATTCGGGTAAATTCGACCGCTGATGGCTCAGTGCTCGCTGGAGTAACCTGGCAAAATGGTTGGGGTGGGCAAAGAGGCTCGATTGCAGACAGAACCATGAGAAAGAACCTGTCTGACGCCACGAGGGATATTGCGGCGGAAATAATGACGCGAATTAAGGCCCCTTAAAGAGTTGTCGGTATGTCGAATGCACCAGATTTGACTTGGTACTCCAACCGGAGCAAGGAAAGCGGGGAATCTATTAGGTGCCCATTCGCTACGGTTTGGGCATGCCCGCGGTACTACCAAAGCCTGTCGCTTTCATCCGAACTAGGATCAACACAAATTTCAGAAAATGAAGATAAGCTGCTTCTGAAGGTGTGGGAAGCAAGTGATCTTTGGCCAAGGACAAAAGAGCTTGCTTCATCCGTTTCGACTTTCGGAAGTAACTTTTCGAGCATTTCTCGATTTTGCCCAGAAGTAACATACGAGCGACTTGGACCATTCTGTAGTTCACTGCACAGTTATTCAGGCGAAATCGACCAAGATAATGCTCACAAAGTACTGGGCGAGCAAGGGGCTGCAGCTAGCGACTTCCGTTGGAACTGGCAGCACACAGAAGCGCAGCACTACTTGGACTGCCCGATCTATGCCGTTCTTAAGGCAAGGCCAATCGCTCAGCACGAGTCTCCAGTTTCACCTTGGTGGCGAGAACAGCTGGCACAGATCGTGTTGGGGGTTGTTGTGGCTGTTGCAGCTGCTTTCATTGGACTTTGGGTAAGATGAAATTGCCTAACAAATTCTTACAGACGGACAAAATCATGCTGGCATGCCTTTTGCAATAAAACGCAAAAGTCACGCCGCCATGCTTTCGCCGCTGAAGAAAAGCGTTATGCGCACCTGATTCGTAACATTGGCGACTTTCGACATTATTAGTAAATAAAAGCAGAATGAGGCTAGAGTAAATGGCTATGCTGGAGGTCAAGGAGTCACCGTCAAGTCTCTATCATTACACTGATCTGCATGCTTTGATTAGTATTCTGACGAATAGTGAACTCTGGTTAACCGATGTCAATTTTCTGAACGATCATGCTGAGTATTCCGTAGGTCGAAAGTATCTCAAAGAGAAGCTCAATGACTTTGTAGAGAAGGTGACTCACGCAGTTTCAGGAGTAAAGCTTGGCTATGATTTTGAATTTATCGATGCGATATTTGATAGATCTGTGTATCTGACATCCTTTTGCATGCAAAAGGATCTCTTGAGCCAGTGGCGTGGCTATTGCCCGCAAAGCGGAGGCTATGCCATTGAGTTCTATGGTCAAGGAATCGCAGACAGCGTATCTGGCAACAAAGACTCTGCATTCCTGATATGCAATTACGACAGCAAATTAAGTAAATCCCATCTAGATGAAGTTTTATTAGAAGTTCTAAAAATTATTACCGAAGCTTATTTGAAGAAAGAAAAGCCTGAGTACGACAGAATGCTAGAGCAAGTTGAAAAAATGAATACGATATTGTTTTCAACTCTTGTCCAGAAACACGAGAAATTCTATGAAGAAAAGGAAGTGAGGTTGGCGTGTCAAAGTACGTTAAGAGAAAAGAAGTTTAGAGTGAAAAATTCGGTATTGGTACCATATGTGCCCTTTAAATTTGATGTAAACACTGTAAGCAAGATTATTATCGGTCCAATGGCGGACCAAGCAATTGCTGAAAGAGGGTTGTCCCAGTTCTTAGAGTCTCTAGTGGCTAATAAAGATCACCCACTTAGTAAACTCCCTGTTATCGAGCACTCCGATATTCCTTTTAGGTTCATTTAGATTGCGTTACACCCATTGTGAACAGCTTGGCGAGCAGTGGCGTGAGCATAACAATCGGCTGCACAGCGACAATTTTTCCGCTGCGTTGCAGCTACAAATTTGCGCGTGAGCGCGGGCGTTAGGCAACTTCCATGAGCGTGAACTACGACACAATAGCACCAGAGTATGTCAACTATAGAATACCAGATACTCGCATTGATGCGGCGATCCGCAGGCATATTGTGTCAGGTGAAAAGGTCCTAAACGTTGGCGCGGGTCAAGGCTCATATGAGCCTGTTGACTGTGATGTAATTGCCGTTGAACCGTCACGTGAAATGATAGCGAGACGGGCGGCGACAAAGGCAAAAGCGCTGCAGGGTTTAGCTGAGCATCTGCCTTTTGACGATAATAGCTTTGACACGTCTCTAGCGATTTTAACCATCCATCACTGGTATGACATTCAGAAAGGCCTGCGGGAATTGAAACGCGTTACGCGCGGCAAAGTCATCGTCCTAACTTGGAATGGAGATTTCGGTGATTTTTGGCTGCCCG encodes:
- a CDS encoding DUF3303 domain-containing protein, which encodes MVVEKFKPGCLEQNYAKYNEGGRLLPEGLYYLNSWVNRDDNICFQLMESNNPELFQEWFAKWSEFVDFELYPLD
- a CDS encoding DUF5677 domain-containing protein, which codes for MRPCDTKHLILRNTLSRSSMSLKAIFALWDISDFQGGWTIHRTLLERLFHIIDLDANDSYKDFEEWSFYEQYKAQNRVKSDPNFKHEATEPFYKLSPEKSDRAKKLSKSPPKWRRAKAEDVAKSVELSFLYRFGYDFASMHVHPMANDGEQDFFTVTRIEAPALFPDQMSLLSNTLLAATLILQEVLNQSAYKWRRILWDYIDGVRHFLGTGDDSYKDLFTRLLLVGKDQGLCDSPA
- a CDS encoding NUDIX domain-containing protein is translated as MRESPASQISPLKQGVMNHRDHGFMTEFSGCKLALILNGKLLVYKRDFSDSIPFSGMYDLPGGGREGEESPVECVLRELEEEFGLQVSEERLSYCEKYALSSGSYGYFYAAKICEEELNMISFGNEGVSWQMMSIHDYLSKTDSIPHLKERIHKYLERAL
- a CDS encoding HD domain-containing protein → MTDRISKISDFMFQLDALKSINRRTYINGGERVENSAEHSWHLAMACWAFADMLNDDYDTQKLLKLALIHDLGEIGAGDTYLYSSNRGNAHVKERECVKQIASHPGNPISDIVELWEEQEAGDSKEAKLLKVIDRLLPFLHNITSEGRAWKDNGIHKNQVLKMHRFIETESPEIHSWFLEKLEYAVERGWLNDS
- a CDS encoding DUF2971 domain-containing protein, giving the protein MAMLEVKESPSSLYHYTDLHALISILTNSELWLTDVNFLNDHAEYSVGRKYLKEKLNDFVEKVTHAVSGVKLGYDFEFIDAIFDRSVYLTSFCMQKDLLSQWRGYCPQSGGYAIEFYGQGIADSVSGNKDSAFLICNYDSKLSKSHLDEVLLEVLKIITEAYLKKEKPEYDRMLEQVEKMNTILFSTLVQKHEKFYEEKEVRLACQSTLREKKFRVKNSVLVPYVPFKFDVNTVSKIIIGPMADQAIAERGLSQFLESLVANKDHPLSKLPVIEHSDIPFRFI
- a CDS encoding class I SAM-dependent methyltransferase — its product is MSVNYDTIAPEYVNYRIPDTRIDAAIRRHIVSGEKVLNVGAGQGSYEPVDCDVIAVEPSREMIARRAATKAKALQGLAEHLPFDDNSFDTSLAILTIHHWYDIQKGLRELKRVTRGKVIVLTWNGDFGDFWLPDYLPEIASIDAELFPSVNQLTEWLGANTTDEVLEIPYDCTDGFMCAYWRRPEMYLIPAARQAISTFSRVGDIRSGLSRLNTDIESGKWHKKYQSLLGKTSLDCGYRLVVHGNSVA